The Setaria italica strain Yugu1 chromosome IX, Setaria_italica_v2.0, whole genome shotgun sequence genome has a window encoding:
- the LOC101757555 gene encoding ubiquitin-conjugating enzyme 15: MTSSSSSSSSTSRKALSKIACSRLQKELSEWQVNPPAGFKHRVTDNLQRWVIDVAGAPGTLYTGETYQLQVDFPEHYPMEAPQVIFLHPAPMHPHIYSNGHICLDILYDSWSPAMTVSSVCISILSMLSSSPAKQRPADNDRYVRNCRNGRSPKETRWWFHDDTV; encoded by the exons atgacgagctcctcctcctcctcctcatccactTCCCGGAAG GCGCTGAGCAAGATTGCGTGCAGCCGCCTGCAGAAGGAGCTCTCGGAATGGCAGGTCAACCCGCCCGCCGGCTTCAAGCACAGGGTCACCGACAACCTCCAGAG GTGGGTCATCGATGTGGCTGGGGCGCCAGGCACCCTCTACACCGGTGAGACGTACCAGCTGCAGGTGGACTTCCCCGAGCATTACCCCATGGAGGCACCTCAG GTTATATTCCTGCATCCAGCTCCGATGCATCCGCACATTTACAGCAATGGGCACATCTGTTTAG ATATATTGTATGACTCATGGTCCCCAGCGATGACGGTCAGTTCTGTCTGTATCAGCATCTTGTCTATGTTGTCAAGCTCACCGGCAAAG CAACGCCCAGCCGATAATGATCGCTATGTCAGGAACTGCCGCAACGGGAGGTCACCGAAGGAGACCAGGTGGTGGTTCCATGATGACACAGTGTGA